One part of the Anaerolineales bacterium genome encodes these proteins:
- a CDS encoding DUF4239 domain-containing protein, producing the protein MLRNSLLFAIACSLLYWLARVYWNTPLYLNDLGGLGSFLSVFGTLYGILAAFVVFEVWSQYNRISGLIGKEAQALEQLFRLSLYFRDAKLTERMKASIREYINLVVQGNFRQLAKGERNVQSGLALRKISEVIQSVEFDDEHDSIVFEQIVEHYGEVAQLRTERTNESRNRLPRFLKYFIYIASGFALITFLIMPFEMALYGLFSAFVIGFLQAMVFQLIEELDNPFKGHMQLTPAPFSIALKHIEEDY; encoded by the coding sequence ATGCTGCGCAACTCATTATTGTTTGCCATCGCTTGCTCCCTGTTGTACTGGCTGGCGCGCGTCTACTGGAACACTCCCTTATATCTGAATGACCTGGGTGGGCTGGGCTCCTTTCTGAGCGTGTTTGGCACGCTGTATGGCATTTTGGCGGCTTTTGTTGTGTTTGAGGTGTGGAGCCAATACAACCGCATCTCTGGCTTGATTGGCAAAGAAGCGCAGGCGCTGGAGCAATTGTTCCGTCTTAGCTTGTACTTCCGAGACGCCAAGTTGACCGAGCGAATGAAAGCCAGTATCCGCGAATACATCAATTTAGTGGTCCAAGGCAATTTTCGCCAACTTGCGAAAGGAGAGCGCAATGTGCAAAGTGGCTTAGCGCTACGTAAGATCTCAGAGGTCATTCAAAGCGTTGAGTTCGATGACGAGCACGACTCGATTGTTTTCGAGCAGATAGTAGAGCATTATGGCGAAGTGGCCCAATTGCGCACCGAGCGTACGAATGAAAGCCGCAACCGCTTGCCGCGATTTCTCAAGTACTTTATTTACATCGCGTCTGGTTTTGCCCTGATCACTTTCCTGATCATGCCGTTCGAGATGGCGTTGTATGGCTTGTTCTCTGCCTTCGTGATCGGCTTTTTACAGGCCATGGTGTTTCAGTTGATCGAAGAACTGGATAATCCCTTCAAGGGGCATATGCAGCTTACTCCTGCGCCGTTTTCAATTGCTCTCAAGCATATTGAAGAAGATTACTAG
- a CDS encoding glycosyltransferase family 39 protein, with product MSHTKRTAKKTPKRVAQPALASRLQETAPQLTTLALWGMLLAVPAVRFWNLKDLQAEVFGDISTATIYVWDIVHGRWPFYIPLSTGPLFHYFAAPAALLFGLNYLSLKLTSVLISLGALAFTYALARRLLGPLFATLATFIAGISYWLLIHSRLGNVPIVVPLLAACLAWLLVCYIQQPQRRWLLWAAFVSILGLYTYPGAYLLPAALLLSMLVLHFTGPRVHTGDWLRVIAMLLLLALPYMWIVSQNAVAFTSEGYLGGKFELSAAGLWQLVQNGLKALAAYNIKGDSISRVNIAHRPHLDLLSGLFFLLGIIFWLRQPRRREGLILLIIFLLMHVPSMLVVANSSEVPSATRTLGAAPLAYLFVASGLWQLSMWLQTRLSKITSAVIVTALVALIAVLNLGGYFGAYINGLPYRNTPIARHITDYANLLPENTQIYLVGCCWESSMPEPISIHDEMDRPQNFHYIQPDELNCTALEATLQGPAVLIWSYRESLPAAQLETCAERFPAQLYTSRAGLPMFHAAPVQGLRIIEPVAGLETQWVEFNGSQALVRYSSLDGGRIEDALDGNFDSLMRGADANPFVLEFDFEPPRQLRGLELTLAGIHSFEVSLFLTYEDGTLHDLKQSYADLPSDPTVSIELPATEAELATLHIEIKDLAPEPANGYHIHIRELWLE from the coding sequence ATGAGCCATACCAAACGAACCGCCAAAAAGACACCTAAACGAGTGGCCCAGCCAGCCTTGGCTTCCCGCCTGCAGGAAACCGCCCCTCAGCTAACCACTCTGGCACTCTGGGGCATGCTGCTAGCGGTGCCGGCCGTGCGCTTTTGGAACCTGAAGGATTTGCAAGCCGAAGTATTTGGCGATATTAGCACCGCCACCATTTACGTATGGGATATCGTGCACGGCCGCTGGCCCTTCTACATCCCGCTCAGTACCGGCCCCCTGTTCCACTACTTTGCCGCCCCGGCTGCGTTGCTGTTTGGTTTGAACTATCTTAGCCTCAAGCTCACCTCGGTCCTCATCAGCCTCGGCGCTTTGGCGTTCACCTACGCCCTTGCCCGGCGCTTACTCGGGCCGCTCTTCGCTACCCTGGCCACTTTCATCGCCGGCATCTCCTATTGGCTTCTCATTCACAGCCGTCTTGGCAATGTGCCCATCGTGGTGCCGCTGCTGGCGGCCTGCCTCGCCTGGCTACTGGTCTGCTACATCCAGCAGCCGCAGCGTCGTTGGCTGCTGTGGGCTGCCTTCGTCTCCATCCTTGGCCTGTACACCTACCCCGGCGCCTACCTGCTACCTGCCGCTCTGCTCCTATCCATGCTGGTCTTGCATTTCACTGGGCCGCGCGTACACACGGGCGACTGGCTGCGCGTGATCGCCATGCTACTCCTCCTGGCGTTACCTTATATGTGGATCGTGTCGCAGAATGCCGTAGCCTTCACCTCTGAGGGCTACCTCGGCGGAAAGTTCGAGCTCAGCGCAGCCGGTCTGTGGCAGCTGGTCCAGAACGGACTAAAAGCGCTGGCCGCTTATAACATCAAGGGCGATAGCATCAGCCGTGTCAACATCGCCCACCGCCCTCACCTGGATCTCCTCAGCGGTCTATTCTTCCTCCTCGGCATCATCTTCTGGTTGCGCCAGCCGCGCCGCCGCGAGGGGCTGATCCTGCTCATCATCTTCCTGCTGATGCATGTGCCTTCCATGCTGGTGGTCGCCAACAGCAGCGAGGTGCCGTCCGCCACCCGCACCCTCGGCGCGGCGCCACTCGCCTATCTCTTCGTGGCCAGCGGGTTGTGGCAGCTTTCCATGTGGCTACAAACACGGCTGAGCAAAATTACATCTGCGGTCATCGTCACTGCACTCGTGGCGTTAATCGCGGTCCTCAACCTGGGGGGCTACTTCGGCGCATATATCAACGGCCTGCCTTATCGCAATACGCCTATCGCCCGCCACATTACCGACTATGCCAATTTGCTGCCTGAGAACACGCAGATCTACCTGGTGGGCTGCTGCTGGGAATCCAGCATGCCCGAACCCATCAGCATCCATGATGAGATGGATCGCCCGCAAAACTTTCACTACATCCAGCCCGACGAGTTGAACTGCACCGCGCTGGAAGCCACCCTGCAAGGCCCTGCAGTGCTTATCTGGAGCTATCGCGAAAGTCTGCCCGCCGCGCAACTGGAAACCTGCGCTGAGCGCTTTCCTGCCCAGCTGTACACCAGCCGCGCCGGCTTGCCCATGTTTCATGCTGCGCCAGTCCAAGGCCTGCGCATCATCGAGCCGGTCGCCGGCCTCGAAACCCAATGGGTGGAGTTCAACGGCAGCCAGGCGCTGGTGCGCTACTCCTCGCTGGACGGTGGCCGCATTGAAGACGCCCTCGACGGCAACTTTGACTCGCTGATGCGCGGCGCCGACGCCAATCCCTTCGTCCTTGAATTTGACTTCGAACCGCCGCGCCAACTCCGAGGACTGGAACTCACTCTCGCAGGTATACACTCCTTTGAAGTCAGCCTGTTCCTGACGTATGAGGACGGCACCTTGCACGACCTCAAGCAAAGCTATGCCGACCTGCCTTCAGATCCCACCGTCAGCATTGAGCTGCCCGCCACTGAAGCCGAGTTAGCTACTCTGCACATCGAGATCAAAGATCTCGCGCCTGAGCCAGCCAACGGATATCACATCCATATCCGCGAGCTCTGGCTGGAATAG
- a CDS encoding CBS domain-containing protein, whose translation MDTHKVSDWMTKDVISVPSGTTLPEATALMREKHIRRLPVVENGQLVGIVTYGDLREANPSDATGLSIHEISYLLQRIGVEKLMTRKPYTVSPDTALTEAARLMLQHKIGALPVVKDGKLVGIITESDIFRAFMRLLDQEPVAVAAV comes from the coding sequence ATGGACACTCATAAAGTATCAGATTGGATGACAAAGGATGTGATCTCTGTGCCGTCCGGCACGACGTTGCCGGAGGCAACCGCGCTCATGCGAGAGAAGCATATCCGCCGCCTACCTGTGGTGGAGAATGGCCAATTGGTGGGCATCGTCACATATGGTGACTTACGCGAGGCGAACCCATCGGATGCCACCGGCCTCAGTATTCATGAGATCAGCTATTTGCTGCAGCGGATCGGCGTGGAGAAATTAATGACGCGCAAGCCGTATACGGTGAGCCCGGACACGGCGCTCACCGAAGCAGCCCGACTGATGTTGCAACACAAGATCGGCGCACTGCCGGTGGTGAAAGACGGCAAGCTGGTTGGCATTATCACGGAGTCTGACATCTTTCGGGCGTTCATGCGCCTGTTGGATCAAGAGCCCGTGGCTGTAGCGGCTGTTTAG
- a CDS encoding TatD family hydrolase: MTLIDTHCHLDFDAFDSDRADVVARAQEAGVDVIVNPSTDIANAAKVVALAQQTTCVYAAVGVHPNSSTQWGASSEEEVRQLAQQSKVVAIGEIGLDYYWDEAPHDVQQKVLQAQLELAAEMELPVIVHNREASEDLLAILLEWQAGLAASGSRLAARPGVLHSFSGDQAMADKAVAAGYFLGFTGPLTFKNAPVLQAIAKHAPLERVLVETDSPFLSPHPLRGQRNEPARVKLVAEKLAELKGLPYEEICAATTANARHLFGIEAQQ, translated from the coding sequence ATGACACTGATCGATACGCATTGCCATTTGGATTTTGACGCCTTTGACAGTGACCGGGCTGACGTAGTGGCTCGGGCGCAGGAGGCCGGTGTGGATGTGATCGTGAATCCGAGCACTGATATCGCCAACGCCGCCAAGGTAGTCGCCCTGGCGCAGCAGACAACCTGTGTCTATGCTGCTGTGGGCGTGCACCCCAACAGCAGCACGCAGTGGGGTGCGAGCAGCGAAGAAGAGGTGCGCCAACTGGCGCAGCAGTCGAAGGTAGTTGCGATAGGCGAGATCGGCCTGGACTATTACTGGGATGAAGCTCCGCATGATGTGCAACAGAAAGTATTGCAAGCTCAGTTAGAATTGGCAGCAGAAATGGAATTGCCCGTGATCGTGCACAACCGTGAGGCCAGCGAAGACTTGCTGGCTATTTTGCTTGAATGGCAGGCTGGCCTGGCGGCCAGCGGTTCGCGGTTGGCTGCGCGTCCCGGGGTGCTGCATTCATTCTCAGGCGACCAGGCCATGGCCGACAAAGCCGTGGCGGCCGGGTACTTTCTGGGCTTCACCGGCCCGCTGACTTTCAAGAATGCGCCGGTACTGCAGGCGATCGCCAAGCACGCGCCGCTGGAACGCGTGCTGGTGGAAACGGACAGCCCGTTCCTTTCGCCGCATCCGCTGCGCGGGCAGCGCAACGAGCCTGCGCGGGTCAAGCTGGTGGCCGAGAAGCTGGCCGAACTTAAGGGCTTGCCATATGAAGAGATCTGTGCGGCGACCACCGCCAATGCCCGTCATTTATTTGGTATTGAGGCGCAGCAATGA
- a CDS encoding phosphoglucomutase/phosphomannomutase family protein has translation MAKDIRFGTDGWRGMIAKDYTFDAVQRAAQGYATYIKNHNKASMGVVVGYDKRFHSENFAASVASVLAGNGIKAWLTKEATPTPVISYAVLTQKAGGAINITASHNPPTDNGFKVRDENGGAIDPEGLAEIEAAIPDTLAAVSSLDFKDAQTQGLIEIFDAAPKYIEHLQKLIDLQPIKDAGFTVMVDTMWGNGAGWFPRLLAGGKTRVLEIHNERNPIYPEMERPEPIQPNVDAGLAATVANEADVLLITDGDADRMGLGDEKGQFIDQLRAYGLLAYYLLEVRGERGPIVKTLSTTTMLNKLGKLYDVPVYDTGVGFKYVAPKMMEVGAMIGGEESGGYAFRGNVPERDGILAGLYVLDMMVKLNKKPTELIEWLFAKVGAHYYDRIDSLFEGDRAAVEKLIVDAKPETMGGLRVTSLDTTDGFKFNLEDGGWLLVRFSGTEPKIRVYTETTHVDKVQAILQDGLRVAGITQ, from the coding sequence ATGGCCAAAGATATTCGCTTTGGAACTGATGGTTGGCGTGGAATGATCGCCAAGGATTACACGTTTGACGCCGTACAGCGCGCTGCCCAGGGATATGCGACCTACATCAAGAACCACAACAAGGCCTCCATGGGCGTTGTGGTGGGGTATGACAAGCGCTTTCATTCTGAGAATTTTGCCGCTAGTGTGGCGAGTGTATTGGCCGGTAACGGCATCAAAGCCTGGCTAACCAAGGAAGCCACGCCCACGCCAGTGATCTCTTACGCCGTGCTGACCCAGAAGGCTGGCGGTGCAATCAACATCACCGCTTCGCACAACCCGCCGACTGACAATGGTTTTAAAGTGCGAGACGAGAACGGTGGCGCGATTGACCCTGAGGGTCTGGCTGAGATCGAAGCCGCCATCCCCGATACGCTGGCCGCCGTGAGCAGCCTGGATTTTAAAGACGCCCAAACGCAGGGATTGATCGAGATCTTTGATGCGGCTCCCAAATACATTGAGCACTTGCAAAAGCTGATTGACCTGCAGCCCATCAAAGATGCGGGCTTCACCGTGATGGTGGACACCATGTGGGGTAATGGAGCTGGCTGGTTCCCGCGTCTGCTGGCAGGCGGCAAAACGCGCGTGCTGGAGATCCATAACGAGCGCAACCCCATCTATCCGGAGATGGAGCGCCCCGAGCCGATACAACCCAATGTGGATGCCGGGCTGGCCGCCACCGTAGCCAACGAGGCGGATGTGTTGCTGATCACGGATGGCGATGCGGACCGCATGGGGCTGGGCGACGAGAAGGGCCAGTTCATCGACCAATTGCGCGCCTATGGCTTGCTGGCGTACTACCTGTTGGAAGTGCGCGGCGAGCGTGGCCCGATCGTTAAGACGCTTTCCACCACCACGATGCTGAACAAGCTGGGCAAGCTCTACGATGTGCCGGTGTACGACACCGGCGTGGGATTCAAGTATGTGGCTCCCAAGATGATGGAAGTGGGCGCCATGATCGGCGGCGAAGAGTCGGGCGGCTATGCTTTCCGCGGCAATGTGCCGGAACGCGATGGCATCCTGGCTGGCCTGTATGTGCTCGACATGATGGTGAAGCTCAACAAGAAACCGACGGAGCTGATCGAGTGGCTGTTCGCCAAGGTAGGCGCGCATTATTACGACCGCATTGATAGCTTGTTCGAGGGCGACCGTGCCGCGGTGGAAAAACTGATTGTGGACGCCAAGCCTGAGACGATGGGCGGCCTGAGAGTGACCAGCCTGGATACTACGGATGGTTTCAAGTTCAATCTGGAAGATGGTGGCTGGCTGCTGGTGCGCTTCTCTGGCACGGAGCCGAAAATCCGCGTGTACACCGAGACCACACATGTCGATAAAGTGCAGGCTATTTTGCAAGATGGTTTGCGCGTAGCAGGTATTACGCAGTAA
- a CDS encoding SulP family inorganic anion transporter: MPRRSLVQLYRSEFSNYTPTKFRQDLLAGLTVAAVALPLALAFGVASGATAAAGLVTAIIAGLVIGALSGAPYQISGPTGAMSAVLIVLVSRYGLDGIWAAGLLSGILLLLIGLLKLGRFIAFIPSSVITGFTSGIALIIFIGQIDNFLGIHTAEKETALQKLFGYFQGGFTPNWQVLVIGLVVIGLMLLWPKKWDRIAPASLLGIIAATVAAAVTGWEAEQIGAIPQTLLLADRFNPLTFDWSQLPDLLPPTLTITALGAVESLLCGAVAANMTGIRLQANQELIGQGVGNMLLPFFGGVPATAAIARSSVGIKSGGQTRLTSIIHALGLLLSMFLLAPLMARIPLAALAGVLMVTAWRMNEWHAIRFMFSHRFKTDIAAFLITMLATISLDLTQAILIGSLLAGAIFLNRIASLEVEISPVDPARLQQRGLTLTQQCEHMYVAFVTGPLFFAAASVFSEAFSGLHKTHALVLSMRGVPLLDTAGLEAIRRLHEKVRDQGGTLMFAGVHASVKAMLQRGGLVDEIGEQYFFWSSDQALVAANQSQCAHCSNKPAQ; this comes from the coding sequence ATGCCGCGGCGCTCGCTTGTCCAACTCTATCGTTCTGAGTTCTCAAACTACACTCCCACCAAGTTCCGACAAGACCTGCTAGCCGGCCTCACAGTCGCCGCCGTGGCCCTGCCATTGGCGCTGGCCTTCGGCGTGGCTTCCGGCGCCACGGCCGCTGCCGGGCTGGTGACCGCCATCATTGCTGGCCTGGTGATCGGCGCCCTCTCCGGCGCGCCGTACCAGATCAGCGGGCCCACCGGCGCCATGAGCGCCGTGCTGATCGTGCTGGTCAGCCGCTACGGGCTGGATGGCATCTGGGCCGCTGGCCTGCTTTCGGGCATTCTGTTGCTGCTGATCGGCCTGCTCAAGCTGGGCCGCTTCATTGCCTTCATCCCCTCTTCAGTCATTACGGGTTTCACTTCAGGCATTGCGCTCATCATCTTCATCGGCCAGATCGATAATTTTCTCGGTATCCACACTGCCGAAAAAGAAACTGCGCTGCAAAAACTATTCGGCTACTTTCAGGGTGGTTTTACGCCTAATTGGCAAGTGCTTGTGATCGGCTTGGTGGTCATCGGCCTGATGCTGCTGTGGCCGAAGAAGTGGGACCGCATCGCGCCTGCATCGCTGCTTGGCATCATTGCAGCCACAGTGGCCGCCGCGGTCACTGGCTGGGAGGCAGAACAGATCGGCGCCATTCCACAGACTCTGCTATTGGCTGATCGTTTCAACCCGCTCACCTTTGACTGGAGCCAGCTGCCTGATCTGCTGCCTCCCACGCTCACCATCACTGCACTCGGTGCGGTGGAGTCTTTGCTGTGCGGCGCGGTGGCCGCCAATATGACCGGCATCCGTTTGCAAGCCAATCAGGAATTGATCGGCCAGGGCGTAGGCAATATGCTGCTTCCCTTCTTCGGTGGTGTGCCAGCTACGGCTGCCATTGCGCGTTCCAGCGTTGGCATCAAATCCGGCGGGCAGACGCGGCTCACCAGCATTATCCATGCCCTGGGCTTGCTGCTATCCATGTTCCTGCTCGCTCCGCTAATGGCGCGCATTCCGCTGGCTGCCCTGGCCGGAGTGCTCATGGTCACCGCCTGGCGTATGAACGAATGGCACGCCATTCGTTTCATGTTCAGCCATCGCTTCAAGACCGACATTGCCGCTTTTTTGATCACAATGCTGGCCACGATCAGCCTGGATCTCACCCAGGCCATCCTCATCGGCTCATTGCTGGCCGGTGCGATCTTTCTCAACCGCATCGCCAGTCTGGAAGTCGAGATCAGCCCGGTAGACCCGGCCCGCTTGCAGCAACGCGGGCTCACCCTCACGCAGCAATGTGAGCATATGTATGTCGCCTTCGTTACCGGGCCGCTTTTCTTTGCCGCTGCGTCCGTTTTCAGCGAAGCTTTTTCCGGCTTGCACAAAACGCACGCCTTGGTGCTCTCCATGCGGGGAGTGCCACTACTGGATACTGCCGGATTAGAGGCGATACGTCGCCTGCATGAAAAGGTCCGCGATCAGGGCGGTACGCTCATGTTTGCAGGCGTGCACGCCAGCGTCAAAGCAATGCTGCAACGCGGCGGCCTTGTAGATGAGATAGGTGAGCAGTATTTCTTCTGGAGCAGCGATCAGGCTCTTGTGGCTGCGAATCAAAGCCAATGTGCTCACTGCAGCAATAAGCCCGCGCAGTGA
- a CDS encoding polyprenyl synthetase family protein has protein sequence MLDFHAQVQAQLPEVEERMRRVADGYHPELGYALEQLLNSGGKRVRPTVTLLVAGMLNAPHKHAVTVAAAVEMLHTATLVHDDLIDGATLRRGEPTLNALWNSAATILAGDFLFSQAAWLGSQAESVEVMQMFAKTLSIIVNGEVNQIFTRNTYPTREEYDQRIYAKTASMFELAAKAPAHLAGVFPKYGELLNTYGNSIGMAFQLVDDVLDFSSDEATLGKPVASDLRHGLFTLPTLYYLQGKPADERVQVLLDGHELEEERMEALIGDIRSSGALEQANEEAHRYVRVALDALESMPACDERDGLADLAEYVVQRLH, from the coding sequence ATGCTGGACTTTCACGCCCAGGTGCAAGCACAGCTCCCTGAAGTTGAGGAGCGCATGCGCCGGGTGGCCGACGGATACCATCCTGAGCTTGGCTATGCCCTGGAGCAGTTGCTTAACTCGGGCGGCAAACGGGTACGCCCCACGGTAACCCTACTAGTGGCGGGCATGCTGAACGCGCCGCACAAGCACGCCGTCACGGTGGCGGCTGCGGTCGAGATGCTGCACACTGCCACACTGGTGCACGACGACCTGATCGATGGCGCCACCCTGCGCCGTGGCGAACCCACATTGAATGCACTGTGGAACTCGGCCGCAACGATCCTGGCGGGTGACTTCCTGTTCTCGCAGGCCGCCTGGCTGGGCTCGCAGGCTGAGTCTGTGGAAGTGATGCAGATGTTCGCCAAGACGCTCTCGATCATTGTCAATGGCGAAGTCAATCAGATCTTCACACGCAACACGTATCCCACGCGGGAGGAATACGACCAACGCATCTATGCCAAGACCGCTTCGATGTTCGAGCTGGCGGCCAAGGCACCTGCACACCTGGCGGGTGTCTTCCCCAAATATGGTGAGTTGCTAAACACCTACGGCAACAGCATTGGTATGGCCTTCCAGTTGGTGGATGATGTTCTGGACTTCTCCTCTGACGAAGCTACGCTAGGCAAGCCGGTGGCGAGTGACTTGCGCCATGGTTTGTTCACCCTGCCGACCCTGTATTATCTGCAAGGCAAGCCTGCTGACGAGCGCGTGCAAGTTCTGCTGGACGGCCACGAGCTGGAAGAGGAGCGGATGGAAGCGCTGATCGGCGACATTCGCTCCAGCGGAGCGCTGGAGCAGGCCAACGAGGAAGCTCACCGCTATGTGCGCGTGGCGCTGGATGCGTTGGAAAGCATGCCGGCTTGCGACGAGCGCGACGGCCTGGCTGACCTGGCTGAATATGTGGTTCAGCGCTTGCATTAA
- a CDS encoding iron-containing redox enzyme family protein, producing the protein MTLQEQLNQRIEKKALLKHPFYQAWESGELPVDALRTYAREYGAFIATMPAGWETLNDAETAQEEREHAELWQDFAAGLETEVGAAELPAVSKLVADSAALFAKPATALGALYAFEAQQPDTAKSKLDGLRAHYSLPANTEPYFEVHSANHHEAAKLLTAINGLNSEEQAEALAACEQMSAALWDALTDIYDKHCAM; encoded by the coding sequence ATGACTCTGCAAGAGCAACTTAACCAGCGTATTGAAAAGAAGGCGCTGCTCAAGCACCCCTTCTACCAGGCTTGGGAATCCGGCGAGCTGCCGGTGGACGCACTGCGCACCTATGCCCGCGAGTATGGCGCTTTCATCGCCACCATGCCTGCCGGCTGGGAGACTCTGAACGACGCGGAGACCGCGCAGGAAGAGCGCGAGCATGCCGAACTGTGGCAGGATTTTGCCGCCGGCCTGGAGACCGAGGTTGGCGCAGCTGAGCTGCCCGCGGTGAGCAAGCTGGTAGCCGACTCGGCTGCCCTGTTTGCCAAGCCGGCTACGGCGCTGGGCGCCCTGTACGCTTTTGAGGCGCAGCAGCCCGATACCGCCAAGAGCAAGCTGGACGGCCTGCGCGCCCACTACAGCCTGCCCGCCAATACCGAGCCTTACTTTGAAGTGCACTCGGCCAACCACCACGAAGCCGCCAAGCTGCTTACCGCCATCAATGGCCTGAACAGCGAGGAGCAGGCTGAGGCCCTGGCTGCTTGCGAGCAGATGAGCGCCGCCTTGTGGGATGCGCTGACTGACATCTACGACAAGCACTGCGCAATGTAG